The Brassica napus cultivar Da-Ae chromosome C7, Da-Ae, whole genome shotgun sequence genome has a segment encoding these proteins:
- the BNAC07G18300D gene encoding uncharacterized protein BNAC07G18300D, with protein sequence MNHLSHHHLRHRSSRPSSSQASIVSGVVHLRCTASEALYNPDVSNVDLEPYSHWSLNFRRNSRLQRMQKRRTTKKKKEAKLRLQLRIRRKTRIKARRSPSRLIRLQSLS encoded by the exons ATGAATCATCTCAGTCATCATCATCTCCGGCATCGATCATCTCGTCCATCATCGTCTCAGGCGTCGATCGTCTCCGGCGTCGTTCATCTCCGCT GTACTGCATCCGAGGCACTCTATAATCCAGATGTGTCTAATGTGGATCTGGAACCATACAGTCATTGGAGTCTGAACTTTCGAAGAAACTCGAGATTACAGAGAATGCAAAAGAggagaacgacgaagaagaagaaggaagcaaAG CTGAGACTTCAACTACgaataagaagaaaaacaagaataaaaGCAA GAAGAAGCCCCAGCAGACTGATCCGCCTACAATCCCTATCGTGA